From the genome of Spinacia oleracea cultivar Varoflay chromosome 2, BTI_SOV_V1, whole genome shotgun sequence, one region includes:
- the LOC110803130 gene encoding uncharacterized protein: MSSLIRTPVPNVTVAGFRYQSQKHRRLTNNHVGFSLPKLHLNRLSVCCSKLTPWEPTPLTYAPTDEAEPEILEETPNLFDTLKFEGTAATPAAESEKLAQKTSNKSQGAGFLKWPLWILGPGFLLVTGMVPTLWLPISSIFLGPNIASLLSLVGLDCIFNIGAMLFLLMAHSTTQPKDPMEAPQSKAPLSYRFWNMFASIIGYAIPLALLYGSHKGLLQPQLAPISYMVLLGPYLLLLSVQMLTELLTWHWQSPVWLVTPVVYEAYRVLQLMRGLKLSAEISAPAWMMHTIRGLVCWWVLILGLQLMRVAWYAGFSAKTRKEQRSYP; this comes from the coding sequence ATGTCATCATTGATTAGAACTCCAGTACCCAATGTTACTGTTGCTGGATTCCGTTATCAGAGCCAGAAACATAGGAGGTTGACCAATAATCATGTTGGATTTTCTCTTCCAAAGCTCCATTTAAATCGCCTTTCAGTTTGCTGCTCAAAGTTGACACCGTGGGAACCCACTCCACTTACGTATGCACCCACTGATGAAGCTGAACCCGAGATTTTAGAAGAAACTCCCAACTTATTTGACACCCTAAAGTTCGAGGGCACTGCAGCTACACCAGCTGCTGAATCTGAAAAATTAGCTCAAAAAACCAGCAACAAATCACAGGGGGCAGGCTTTCTGAAATGGCCATTATGGATTCTGGGTCCGGGATTCCTTCTCGTAACTGGCATGGTACCGACTTTGTGGCTACCAATATCGTCCATATTCCTCGGGCCAAACATTGCTAGCTTACTTTCCCTTGTTGGGCTAGATTGCATCTTCAATATCGGTGCAATGCTGTTCCTCCTGATGGCCCATTCTACAACTCAACCAAAAGATCCAATGGAAGCACCCCAAAGCAAGGCTCCTCTCAGTTACCGGTTCTGGAACATGTTTGCTTCAATAATAGGCTACGCTATCCCGTTGGCATTGCTGTATGGCTCACATAAGGGCCTCCTCCAACCACAGCTTGCACCCATCTCATACATGGTACTTTTAGGCCCTTACCTTCTTCTTCTGTCAGTGCAGATGTTGACAGAATTGCTGACTTGGCATTGGCAATCACCCGTATGGCTCGTAACTCCTGTTGTATATGAGGCATATCGAGTGCTGCAGCTCATGAGGGGTTTGAAGCTTAGCGCAGAGATAAGTGCACCTGCATGGATGATGCATACTATAAGGGGGTTGGTGTGTTGGTGGGTGCTCATTCTTGGTTTGCAGCTCATGAGGGTTGCTTGGTATGCTGGCTTCTCTGCTAAAACGCGTAAAGAGCAGAGATCATATCCGTGA
- the LOC110803148 gene encoding SPX domain-containing protein 3: MKFGKRLKQQIQETLPEWRDNFLSYKELKKLVRLISTTPMLPPPPPPPPPPQDLLPEYGKHESEFVFLLNNQIDKFNTFFMEKEEDFIIRHKEIQQRIQRVQKTWGPNGSHPSEICYKEEISMIRKDIVNFHGEMVLLINYSNINYTGLAKILKKYDKRTGSLLRLPFIQKVLEQPFFTTDLISKLIKELEATIDAMFPSGVDHEEQHDTTMTMRKRATNCEMIVLGEGIFRNTVAALLTMQEIRRGSSTYNHFSLPPLNLPDVELVQPIL, from the exons atgaagTTTGGGAAGCGTTTGAAACAACAAATTCAAGAGACATTGCCGGAATGGAGGGACAATTTTTTGTCATACAAGGAGTTGAAGAAGCTTGTACGGCTCATCTCCACCACGCCAATGCTaccgccaccgccaccgccaccgccaccgccCCAAGATTTGTTACCGGAGTATGGCAAGCACGAGTCTGAATTTGTCTTCCTCTTAAATAACCAGATTGATAAATTCAACACTTTTTTCATGGAGAAGGAAGAAGATTTTATTATTAGGCATAAG GAAATACAACAGAGGATTCAGAGAGTTCAAAAGACATGGGGGCCAAATGGAAGTCATCCTTCAGAAATATGTTACAAAGAAGAAATAAGTATGATTAGAAAAGACATTGTCAATTTCCATGGTGAAATGGTGCTTCTTATCAACTACAGCAACATCAACTACACTG GGTTAGCGAAGATCCTAAAGAAGTACGACAAAAGAACAGGCAGTTTGTTACGATTGCCATTCATACAAAAGGTCCTTGAACAACCATTCTTTACGACAGATCTCATATCGAAACTAATTAAGGAATTGGAGGCTACAATAGACGCGATGTTTCCTTCTGGAGTCGATCATGAAGAACAACATGATACTACTATGACTATGAGAAAGAGAGCAACAAATTGCGAAATGATTGTTTTGGGTGAAGGCATTTTTAGAAATACAGTAGCAGCATTATTAACAATGCAAGAGATTAGGAGAGGAAGTTCTACTTATAATCATTTCTCTTTGCCTCCTCTTAATTTGCCTGACGTTGAACTTGTACAACCCATCCTTTAA